A region from the Populus trichocarpa isolate Nisqually-1 chromosome 18, P.trichocarpa_v4.1, whole genome shotgun sequence genome encodes:
- the LOC18107587 gene encoding uncharacterized protein LOC18107587 isoform X3 — protein sequence MAPRKKAEETKSTSSEKPATRRSAWMTRSTAKRFNAKLTELPTESGKNRNQEKAAESKEKKVKTQVKEEAETMTTSSSEAEVEGKAEEVKEEEPEANEDGTKEEDAKEETLAGDAVPKTIVIEH from the coding sequence aTGGCGCCAAGAAAGAAGGCTGAAGAGACGAAATCGACGTCGTCGGAGAAGCCAGCGACCAGGAGGTCGGCTTGGATGACTCGGAGCACAGCTAAGCGATTCAATGCGAAGCTGACTGAGTTACCGACCGAGTCGGGAAAGAATAGAAATCAAGAGAAAGCAGCAGAGAGTAAGGAGAAGAAGGTGAAGACTCAAGTGAAAGAAGAAGCGGAAACTATGACTACGTCTTCCTCGGAGGCTGAGGTGGAAGGTAAAGCGGAGGAAGTTAAAGAAGAAGAACCGGAGGCCAACGAGGACGGAACGAAAGAAGAAGATGCTAAGGAAGAGACTCTTGCTGGTGATGCAGTTCCTAAGACTATTGTGATTGAACATTG
- the LOC18107587 gene encoding uncharacterized protein LOC18107587 isoform X1, translating to MAPRKKAEETKSTSSEKPATRRSAWMTRSTAKRFNAKLTELPTESGKNRNQEKAAESKEKKVKTQVKEEAETMTTSSSEAEVEGKAEEVKEEEPEANEDGTKEEDAKEETLAGDAVPKTIVIEHCRCCFWIANCWH from the coding sequence aTGGCGCCAAGAAAGAAGGCTGAAGAGACGAAATCGACGTCGTCGGAGAAGCCAGCGACCAGGAGGTCGGCTTGGATGACTCGGAGCACAGCTAAGCGATTCAATGCGAAGCTGACTGAGTTACCGACCGAGTCGGGAAAGAATAGAAATCAAGAGAAAGCAGCAGAGAGTAAGGAGAAGAAGGTGAAGACTCAAGTGAAAGAAGAAGCGGAAACTATGACTACGTCTTCCTCGGAGGCTGAGGTGGAAGGTAAAGCGGAGGAAGTTAAAGAAGAAGAACCGGAGGCCAACGAGGACGGAACGAAAGAAGAAGATGCTAAGGAAGAGACTCTTGCTGGTGATGCAGTTCCTAAGACTATTGTGATTGAACATTG